In the genome of Streptomyces sp. Q6, the window CCGTGCGGTCGGCGCCGCGCCGGGCCAGGGCGCCGACGGCCGCGGAGGCGAGCATCAGGCCGATGACGTAACCGAACGACGGCATCGAGAAGCCCGAGCCGCCCTCGGCGAACCACGGCATGCCGGCCATGCCCGCGAGCGCGTACACCGCGAGCGCGAGGAAGCCGCGCCGGGCGCCGAGCGCGGTGCCGACGAGCAGCGCGGCGAAGGTCTGCCCGGTGACCGGCACCGGCGAGCCCGGCACGGGCACGGCGATCTGCGCGGCGAGGCCGGTGAGGGCGGCGCCGCCGACGACCAGCGCCACGTTCCTCGCACCGACGGCGGACTGGGTGCGGGAGCCGGGCAGGAGGTCGGCGAGGACCTTGCCCGGACGGGCGGCGACAGCAGCGGTGGCGGTACTCATGGGGACTCCACATGTCTACGGGCAGGGTGGGACTCCGTGACGCTATCCCAGGGGAGTTGGGCCGATCACGGTCGC includes:
- a CDS encoding biotin transporter BioY; amino-acid sequence: MSTATAAVAARPGKVLADLLPGSRTQSAVGARNVALVVGGAALTGLAAQIAVPVPGSPVPVTGQTFAALLVGTALGARRGFLALAVYALAGMAGMPWFAEGGSGFSMPSFGYVIGLMLASAAVGALARRGADRTVLRTAVTFLIGEAIVYAVGVPYLALSTGMSASAAIAAGLTPFLLGDVLKAALAMGALPTAWKLADK